The following are from one region of the Jeongeupia sp. USM3 genome:
- the htpG gene encoding molecular chaperone HtpG: MSKETLGFQAEVKQLLQLMIHSLYSNKEIFLRELVSNASDACDKLRFEATQHTDLYEGDGELNIRVSFDKDARTITIADNGIGMRRDEVVAHIGTIARSGTKEFFSQLTGDSAKDSHLIGQFGVGFYSAFIVADKVTLTTRRAGETAATRWESLGDGEYTLEDVEKAGRGTEIVLHLKEGEDEFLNDWRLRSVITRYSDHINLPILMAKPAEHDDEGKPLPPSGEFEAVNQANALWTRSKSEISDEQYKEFYKHVSHDWDEPLAWSHARIEGRQEYTELLYIPKQPPFDLYERERRHGVKLYVKRVFIMEDTEKLMPQYLRFVRGVIDSADLPLNVSREILQQSRDVEAIKTGCVKKVLGLLEDLRDNRPDDYAMFWQAFGKVLKEGVGEDFVNKDRIAGLARFASTANDGDEQNVSLADYIGRMKEGQDAIYYITADTFAAAQHSPHLEVFRKKGIEVLLLSDRVDEWFASSLTEFDGKKLQSVAKGELKLDAFADEEEKQQQEAAETEFKTVLDKVKTTLDGQIKDVRVTTRLTDSPACLVVENHDMSANLERLLKSAGQDVGGAKPILELNPAHPLVQKLKAELEGERFGDWTHLLYDQALLAEGGQLDDPAGFVKRLNGLMLAMQH; the protein is encoded by the coding sequence ATGAGCAAGGAAACACTGGGCTTTCAGGCTGAGGTCAAGCAGCTGCTGCAGTTGATGATCCACTCGCTGTACTCGAACAAGGAAATCTTCCTGCGCGAGCTGGTCTCGAACGCTTCGGACGCCTGCGACAAGCTGCGCTTCGAGGCGACCCAGCACACCGACCTCTACGAGGGCGACGGCGAGCTGAACATCAGGGTCTCGTTCGACAAGGATGCGCGCACGATCACCATTGCCGACAACGGCATCGGCATGCGCCGCGACGAGGTCGTCGCCCATATCGGCACCATCGCCCGCTCGGGCACCAAGGAATTCTTCAGCCAGCTGACCGGCGACTCGGCCAAGGACTCGCACCTGATCGGCCAGTTCGGCGTCGGCTTCTACTCGGCCTTCATCGTCGCCGACAAGGTCACGCTGACCACGCGCCGCGCCGGCGAAACCGCCGCAACGCGCTGGGAGTCGCTCGGCGACGGCGAATACACGCTCGAAGACGTCGAAAAGGCCGGCCGCGGCACCGAAATCGTCCTGCACCTGAAGGAAGGCGAGGACGAATTCCTCAACGACTGGCGCCTGCGCAGCGTGATCACCCGCTACTCGGACCACATCAACCTGCCGATCCTGATGGCCAAGCCCGCCGAACACGACGACGAAGGCAAACCGTTGCCGCCGTCGGGCGAGTTCGAAGCGGTCAACCAGGCCAATGCGCTGTGGACGCGCAGCAAGAGCGAGATCAGCGACGAGCAGTACAAGGAATTCTACAAGCACGTCTCGCACGACTGGGACGAGCCGCTGGCGTGGAGCCACGCCCGCATCGAGGGCCGGCAGGAATACACCGAGCTGCTGTACATCCCGAAGCAGCCGCCGTTCGACCTGTACGAGCGCGAGCGCCGCCACGGCGTGAAGCTCTATGTGAAGCGCGTCTTCATCATGGAAGACACCGAGAAGCTCATGCCGCAATACCTGCGCTTCGTACGCGGCGTGATCGACTCGGCCGACCTGCCGCTGAATGTTTCGCGCGAGATCCTGCAGCAGAGCCGTGACGTCGAGGCGATCAAGACCGGCTGCGTCAAGAAGGTGCTGGGCCTGCTCGAAGACCTGCGCGACAACCGCCCGGACGACTACGCCATGTTCTGGCAGGCGTTCGGCAAGGTGCTCAAGGAAGGCGTCGGCGAGGACTTCGTCAACAAGGACCGGATCGCCGGCCTCGCCCGCTTCGCCTCGACCGCGAACGACGGCGACGAGCAGAACGTCAGCCTCGCCGACTATATCGGCCGGATGAAGGAGGGCCAGGACGCGATCTACTACATCACCGCCGACACCTTTGCCGCCGCGCAGCACAGCCCGCACCTCGAAGTGTTCAGGAAGAAGGGCATCGAGGTATTGCTGCTGTCGGATCGCGTCGACGAGTGGTTTGCATCGAGCCTGACCGAGTTCGACGGCAAGAAGCTGCAATCGGTCGCCAAGGGCGAGCTCAAGCTCGACGCCTTTGCCGACGAGGAAGAAAAGCAGCAGCAGGAAGCCGCCGAGACCGAGTTCAAGACCGTGCTCGACAAGGTCAAGACCACGCTCGACGGCCAGATCAAGGATGTGCGCGTCACCACCCGGCTGACCGACAGCCCGGCCTGCCTCGTGGTCGAAAACCACGACATGAGCGCCAACCTCGAGCGGTTGCTGAAGTCGGCCGGCCAGGATGTCGGCGGCGCCAAGCCCATCCTCGAACTGAACCCGGCCCACCCGCTGGTGCAGAAGCTCAAGGCGGAGCTTGAAGGCGAGCGCTTCGGCGACTGGACCCACCTGCTCTACGACCAGGCGCTGCTGGCCGAAGGCGGCCAGCTCGACGATCCGGCCGGCTTCGTGAAGCGGCTGAACGGCCTGATGCTGGCCATGCAGCACTAA